The Deltaproteobacteria bacterium genome window below encodes:
- a CDS encoding sigma-54-dependent Fis family transcriptional regulator — protein MQPTATVLVVDDEASIVDALRAVLEKEQLHVVTAGNGHEALEVLRRQRVDVMVTDLRMPGMGGDDLLKAAKAIVPEVEVILMTAYGTVEAAVDAMKRGAYDFIAKPLKRAQVVAAVRKALDKVALVAENSKLRAQLAAATYREIVGNSQVMRATLEVARQAANSTATVLLLGESGTGKELLARYIHAHSPRASRAFIPVNCAALPESILESELFGHEKGAFTGAVRSREGRFAEAHTGTLFLDEIAEITAPVQVKLLRALQEGEVEPVGGRTLKVDFRLVCATNRDLVEEVKTGGFREDLFYRINVIPIRIPPLRDRIEDVPLLAEHFLRVYAAKHGKAVAQFADEALHTMGNYGWPGNVRELENAVERAVVLCKGTRIGVEDLPPELRDPAAPNGRQITFSVGTRIEEIERRMILETLKFTRGDKRLAADLLGIATRTIYRKLESGFVSVGAEPPAERRAASPAAAAVVDEGDSDEVLH, from the coding sequence ATGCAGCCCACCGCGACGGTCCTCGTGGTCGACGACGAAGCCAGCATCGTCGACGCCCTGCGGGCGGTGCTCGAGAAGGAGCAGCTCCACGTGGTCACCGCGGGCAACGGCCACGAGGCGCTCGAGGTGCTCCGCCGACAACGGGTCGACGTGATGGTCACCGACCTGCGGATGCCCGGCATGGGCGGCGATGATCTGCTGAAGGCGGCGAAGGCGATCGTACCCGAGGTCGAGGTCATCCTCATGACCGCGTACGGCACCGTCGAGGCGGCGGTCGATGCGATGAAGCGCGGCGCCTACGACTTCATCGCCAAGCCGCTCAAGCGCGCGCAGGTGGTGGCGGCGGTGCGCAAGGCGCTCGATAAGGTCGCGCTGGTGGCCGAGAACAGCAAGCTGCGCGCGCAGCTGGCCGCGGCGACGTACCGCGAAATCGTCGGCAACAGCCAGGTGATGCGCGCGACCCTCGAGGTCGCGCGGCAGGCCGCGAACTCGACCGCGACCGTGCTGCTGCTGGGCGAGAGCGGCACCGGCAAGGAGCTGCTGGCGCGCTACATCCACGCCCACAGCCCCCGGGCCTCGCGCGCGTTCATCCCCGTCAATTGCGCGGCACTGCCGGAGTCGATCCTCGAGTCGGAGCTGTTCGGCCACGAGAAGGGCGCGTTCACCGGGGCCGTGCGCAGCCGCGAGGGCCGCTTCGCGGAGGCCCACACCGGCACGCTGTTCCTCGACGAGATCGCCGAGATCACCGCGCCGGTGCAGGTCAAGCTGTTGCGCGCCCTGCAGGAGGGCGAGGTCGAGCCGGTCGGTGGTCGGACCCTCAAGGTCGACTTCCGCCTGGTCTGCGCGACCAACCGCGACCTGGTCGAGGAGGTCAAGACCGGCGGCTTCCGCGAGGATCTCTTCTACCGCATCAACGTGATCCCGATCCGCATCCCGCCGCTGCGCGACCGCATCGAGGACGTGCCGCTGTTGGCCGAGCACTTCCTGCGGGTGTACGCCGCCAAGCACGGCAAAGCCGTGGCACAGTTCGCCGACGAGGCGCTCCACACCATGGGGAACTACGGCTGGCCAGGCAACGTGCGCGAGCTCGAGAACGCGGTCGAGCGCGCGGTCGTGCTGTGCAAGGGCACCCGCATCGGCGTCGAGGACCTGCCGCCCGAGCTGCGCGACCCCGCGGCGCCCAACGGCCGCCAGATCACATTCTCGGTCGGCACGCGCATCGAGGAGATCGAGCGCCGCATGATCCTCGAGACGCTCAAGTTCACCCGCGGTGACAAGCGGCTGGCCGCCGACCTGCTCGGCATCGCGACCCGCACCATCTACCGCAAGCTCGAGTCGGGCTTCGTGTCGGTCGGCGCCGAGCCGCCCGCCGAGCGCCGCGCCGCGAGCCCAGCCGCCGCGGCGGTGGTCGACGAAGGCGACTCCGACGAGGTCCTGCACTGA
- a CDS encoding PDZ domain-containing protein: protein MHALLHRRFWVIRFLGVAMVSAFAGSAASNALALAIVDGTAALLPAAGDEAGSEDEEIDDEPAIAAAAQPKPRAGLTRDRSRQAAASTLGGYNPFCPTCVPSTPAGPELLAQGGPASGGLATVPTKLPLRLSATMEAESPSASLATIYDVERGVVGVYGVGDEIRAGVVVTAVEGGRVHIRRDVGLELIELGVAPEPAAAKPTEQAAAKPADKPKDGGDPSLDAIQCASDRECVVERAFVEEILANPAKFAAQAPRLMPAPEGGFKVAGVRKNSLASKLGLKNGDVLLAVNGEALGGLDDAIGLVTKLRRASNLSVTIERKGASLEKHVEIR from the coding sequence ATGCACGCGCTGCTGCACCGCCGCTTCTGGGTCATTCGTTTCCTGGGTGTCGCGATGGTCTCCGCGTTCGCCGGCAGCGCCGCCAGCAACGCGCTCGCGCTCGCGATCGTCGACGGCACCGCGGCGCTGTTGCCCGCCGCCGGCGACGAGGCCGGCAGCGAGGACGAGGAGATCGACGACGAGCCCGCCATCGCTGCCGCTGCGCAACCCAAGCCGCGCGCCGGTCTCACCCGTGATCGCTCGCGGCAGGCCGCCGCCAGCACGCTGGGTGGCTACAACCCGTTCTGCCCCACGTGCGTGCCGAGCACGCCCGCCGGTCCCGAGCTGCTCGCGCAGGGCGGCCCCGCATCCGGAGGGCTCGCGACCGTGCCGACCAAGCTGCCGCTGCGACTGTCGGCGACGATGGAGGCGGAGTCACCGTCGGCCTCGTTGGCGACGATCTACGACGTCGAGCGCGGCGTGGTCGGGGTCTACGGCGTCGGTGACGAGATTCGTGCGGGTGTCGTCGTGACCGCGGTCGAGGGCGGGCGCGTGCACATCCGTCGCGACGTCGGGCTCGAGCTGATCGAACTCGGTGTCGCGCCGGAGCCTGCGGCTGCGAAGCCGACCGAGCAGGCCGCGGCCAAGCCGGCGGACAAGCCCAAGGACGGCGGCGATCCATCGCTCGACGCGATCCAGTGCGCGAGCGATCGCGAGTGCGTGGTCGAGCGGGCGTTCGTCGAGGAGATCCTCGCCAACCCGGCGAAGTTCGCCGCACAGGCGCCGCGGCTGATGCCGGCACCCGAGGGTGGCTTCAAGGTCGCGGGCGTGCGCAAGAACAGCCTCGCGAGCAAGCTCGGCCTCAAGAACGGCGACGTGTTGCTGGCCGTCAACGGCGAGGCCTTGGGCGGCCTCGACGACGCGATCGGACTGGTCACGAAGCTGCGTCGCGCCTCGAACCTGTCGGTGACGATCGAGCGCAAGGGCGCCAGCCTCGAGAAGCACGTCGAGATCCGCTAG
- a CDS encoding NAD(P)-binding domain-containing protein translates to MTRVAVLGGGGFGRALAIQAARAGRSVILWSRSSREALPDGVQATTQLADLAQAELVFVAAPSIHVEGLARELGHHLDGAHLLVHVSRGLLGDELMPLTQLLRAVTPVRRVGVLAGPLVARALAQGEPGGGVVGSLFPEVVEAVRDAIGGPTLRIYGTQDVVGVEVASAMVGLFALAIGYAQGRGFGPATTAILATRGMAEAARVGLACGAVERTFSGLAGFGDLLAAVAGDGRPESAFGRVLAEGVPLGEAAAKAGAFVEGATIAAQVTAFAKRRDLEAPIAAGMAALLSGEASGATVLSQLMSRPTRGE, encoded by the coding sequence ATGACTCGCGTGGCGGTGCTCGGAGGCGGCGGCTTCGGCCGCGCGCTCGCGATCCAGGCGGCCCGCGCGGGCCGCAGTGTCATCCTGTGGAGTCGCAGCTCGCGTGAGGCGCTGCCCGACGGCGTACAGGCGACCACGCAGCTCGCCGACCTGGCCCAGGCCGAGCTGGTCTTCGTCGCGGCGCCCTCGATCCACGTCGAGGGCCTCGCGCGCGAGCTCGGCCATCACCTCGACGGCGCGCACCTGCTCGTGCACGTCAGCCGGGGGCTCTTGGGCGACGAGCTGATGCCGCTGACCCAGCTGCTGCGCGCGGTCACGCCGGTGCGCCGCGTCGGCGTGCTGGCGGGCCCGCTGGTGGCGCGCGCGCTGGCGCAGGGCGAGCCCGGCGGCGGGGTCGTGGGCTCGCTGTTCCCCGAGGTCGTCGAGGCGGTGCGCGATGCGATCGGTGGTCCGACCCTGCGCATCTACGGCACCCAGGACGTCGTCGGCGTCGAGGTCGCGTCGGCGATGGTCGGCCTGTTCGCGCTGGCGATCGGCTACGCGCAGGGCCGCGGCTTCGGGCCCGCGACCACGGCGATCCTCGCGACGCGCGGCATGGCCGAGGCCGCGCGGGTCGGCCTCGCCTGCGGCGCGGTCGAGCGTACGTTCTCCGGGCTGGCGGGATTCGGCGATCTGCTGGCCGCGGTGGCGGGCGATGGCCGGCCGGAGTCGGCGTTCGGGCGCGTGCTCGCCGAGGGCGTGCCGCTGGGCGAGGCGGCCGCGAAGGCCGGTGCCTTCGTCGAAGGCGCCACGATCGCGGCGCAGGTCACCGCGTTCGCGAAGCGACGTGATCTCGAGGCGCCGATCGCCGCTGGCATGGCCGCGCTGCTGTCGGGCGAGGCATCCGGGGCGACCGTGCTCTCGCAGCTGATGAGCCGCCCGACCCGGGGCGAGTGA
- a CDS encoding 1-acyl-sn-glycerol-3-phosphate acyltransferase, which yields MIKLLPTKPLRLPRLRTYVPAPSDPKIFWFNSERDDIVSEVVRRIMERYQSDEDIELCLNDAAYNEIRRHEARTDEGAKGRLEYWRGIVRRLSRMSSEGRHETLRECATKMAYDVAGNFDPRVYKFAAKAVPSLLTGVMNPSAMMKSLFDSGARLDELVSAQGPLDKLRALQRKGTMVLVPTHASNLDSIAVAWVLLRENLSPVVYGAGKNLFSNPLVSFFMHNLGAYRVDRRIKAALYKDVLKSYSSVMIERGYHSLFFPGGTRSRSGAIERRLKLGLAGSGVEAFSRNYARGIKRPVYFVPATINYALVLEAETLIDDHLKEAGRHRYIIEDDEFSRVERWISFFSRFRALESACIIRFGEPIDPFGNHVDDEGRSLAPDGRVVDAASYVTRRGQPVVDHARDAAYTRELGESIAQQYERETVVMPTQLLAHVIFRRMVRATPGLDLFSRLRHRGDIAIPIDELAHEVGTARDALLGLEQAGRVHVDALLRREHPERIIERCLATWDGYHLRPVARTSSGSILAEDPNLLLYYSNRVRNFAMDLAGPNDADRNAARDIAVTEVRA from the coding sequence GTGATCAAACTGCTGCCGACCAAGCCGTTGCGCCTGCCGCGGCTGCGCACCTACGTCCCTGCGCCCTCGGACCCGAAGATCTTCTGGTTCAACAGCGAGCGCGACGACATCGTGAGCGAGGTCGTGCGCCGCATCATGGAGCGCTACCAGAGCGACGAAGACATCGAGCTGTGCCTCAACGACGCCGCGTACAACGAGATCCGCCGGCACGAGGCCCGCACCGACGAGGGCGCCAAGGGACGACTCGAGTACTGGCGAGGGATCGTGCGGCGGCTGAGCCGGATGTCGTCCGAGGGGCGCCACGAGACCCTGCGCGAGTGCGCCACGAAGATGGCCTACGACGTCGCCGGCAACTTCGACCCGCGGGTCTACAAGTTCGCCGCCAAGGCGGTGCCGTCGCTGCTGACCGGGGTGATGAACCCCTCGGCGATGATGAAGTCACTGTTCGACTCGGGCGCGCGCCTCGACGAGCTGGTCTCGGCCCAGGGGCCGCTCGACAAGCTGCGGGCGCTGCAACGCAAGGGCACGATGGTGCTGGTCCCGACCCACGCCTCCAACCTCGACTCGATCGCGGTGGCGTGGGTGCTGCTGCGCGAGAACCTCTCGCCGGTGGTGTACGGTGCCGGCAAGAACCTGTTCTCGAACCCGCTGGTGTCGTTCTTCATGCACAACCTCGGGGCCTACCGCGTCGACCGACGCATCAAGGCCGCGCTCTACAAGGACGTGCTGAAGAGCTACTCGAGCGTGATGATCGAGCGCGGCTACCACTCGCTGTTCTTCCCCGGCGGCACGCGATCGCGCTCGGGCGCGATCGAGCGCCGGCTCAAGCTGGGGCTCGCCGGTAGCGGCGTCGAGGCCTTCAGCCGCAACTATGCCCGCGGTATCAAGCGCCCGGTCTACTTCGTGCCCGCGACCATCAACTACGCCCTCGTGCTCGAGGCCGAGACGCTCATCGACGACCACCTCAAGGAGGCAGGTCGTCACCGCTACATCATCGAGGACGACGAGTTCTCGCGGGTCGAGCGCTGGATCTCCTTCTTCAGCCGCTTCCGCGCGCTCGAGAGCGCCTGCATCATCCGCTTCGGAGAGCCCATCGATCCGTTCGGCAACCATGTCGACGACGAAGGCCGCTCGCTGGCGCCCGACGGGCGAGTGGTGGACGCCGCCAGCTACGTGACCCGGCGGGGGCAGCCCGTGGTCGACCACGCCCGCGACGCCGCCTACACCCGCGAACTCGGCGAGTCGATCGCGCAGCAGTACGAGCGCGAGACCGTGGTCATGCCGACGCAGCTGCTGGCGCACGTCATCTTCCGCCGCATGGTGCGGGCCACGCCGGGGCTCGATCTGTTCTCGCGGCTGCGCCACCGCGGCGACATCGCGATCCCGATCGACGAGCTGGCCCACGAGGTCGGCACCGCGCGCGACGCCCTGCTCGGGCTCGAGCAGGCCGGTCGCGTGCATGTCGACGCGCTGCTGCGACGCGAGCACCCCGAGCGCATCATCGAGCGCTGTCTGGCGACCTGGGACGGCTACCACCTGCGGCCGGTTGCGCGGACCTCGAGCGGCTCGATCCTCGCCGAGGATCCGAACCTGCTGCTCTACTACTCCAATCGCGTGCGCAACTTCGCGATGGACCTCGCGGGTCCGAACGACGCCGACCGCAACGCGGCGCGCGACATCGCGGTGACGGAGGTGCGGGCATGA
- a CDS encoding FAD-binding oxidoreductase — translation MDVLVVGGGVSGLTCALRLREHGLAVALWARELPPRTTSNVAAAFWYPYKAEPPSRVLGWAATSHRRFVALAGEHGTGIRVRPAIEILRERRARPWWADALPALRDAAPHELPPGAAFGWAFEAPVIDTRVYLPWLLARLEHAGVGVEQRVLTRLDDAPAGIVVNCAGLGARELCGDTGLYPIRGQLVHVRDPGVDAIVIDEDDPRGMSYVVPRGDDCVLGGSADEGDEDLRARPELADAIIARCQALVPALAGATRLADVVGLRPGRASVRLEAERREGRTIVHDYGHGGAGVTLSWGCAEEVAALVLQARAGPP, via the coding sequence GTGGACGTGCTGGTCGTCGGTGGCGGCGTGTCGGGACTCACCTGTGCCCTGCGGCTGCGCGAGCACGGGCTGGCGGTCGCGCTGTGGGCCCGCGAGCTGCCGCCGCGCACGACCTCCAACGTCGCGGCGGCGTTCTGGTACCCCTACAAGGCCGAGCCGCCGTCGCGCGTGCTGGGCTGGGCCGCCACCAGCCACCGCCGCTTCGTGGCGCTCGCGGGCGAGCACGGCACTGGCATCCGCGTGCGGCCGGCGATCGAGATCCTGCGCGAACGTCGAGCGCGGCCGTGGTGGGCCGATGCGTTGCCGGCGTTGCGCGACGCCGCCCCCCACGAGCTACCGCCCGGAGCCGCCTTCGGCTGGGCCTTCGAGGCTCCGGTGATCGACACCCGCGTGTATCTGCCGTGGCTGCTCGCGCGGCTCGAGCACGCCGGCGTCGGCGTCGAGCAACGCGTGCTCACCCGCCTCGACGACGCGCCAGCGGGCATCGTGGTCAACTGCGCAGGGCTCGGCGCGCGGGAGCTGTGTGGCGATACCGGGCTCTATCCGATCCGCGGGCAGCTCGTGCACGTGCGCGACCCCGGGGTCGACGCGATCGTGATCGACGAGGACGACCCCCGCGGCATGAGCTACGTGGTCCCGCGCGGCGACGACTGCGTGCTGGGTGGCAGCGCCGACGAGGGCGACGAGGACCTGCGCGCACGACCCGAGCTCGCCGACGCGATCATTGCGCGCTGCCAGGCGCTGGTGCCCGCCCTCGCGGGCGCGACACGACTCGCCGACGTGGTCGGACTCCGGCCGGGGCGCGCGAGCGTGCGGCTCGAGGCGGAGCGCCGCGAGGGTCGGACGATCGTGCACGACTACGGCCACGGTGGCGCCGGTGTCACGCTGTCGTGGGGTTGCGCCGAAGAGGTTGCTGCCCTGGTGCTGCAGGCCCGCGCCGGCCCGCCATGA
- a CDS encoding CPBP family intramembrane metalloprotease, which produces MTEAGPPRATTGAWLWLAGVMVAMIALPAWVPSVWLRMAAIEGVAAVLALRWLPLPWRALLRPPPRELLLGLLGALVLWVLGKAATVMLRGTDLLAQTQSIYAWTEQLPMPAVVVLLPFITIAEDIVWRGGATWLLAQRMPWWSAAPTAGLLFALAHLGSGPAVLLLAAFACGTLWSALALRRGGLAAVFTMHLAWDVLVLFVARYE; this is translated from the coding sequence ATGACCGAGGCCGGCCCACCGCGGGCGACCACCGGCGCGTGGCTGTGGCTCGCCGGCGTGATGGTCGCGATGATCGCCCTGCCCGCATGGGTGCCCTCGGTGTGGCTGCGCATGGCGGCGATCGAGGGCGTGGCCGCCGTGCTCGCGCTGCGCTGGCTGCCGCTGCCCTGGCGTGCGCTGCTGCGACCACCGCCGCGCGAGCTGCTGCTGGGATTGCTCGGCGCCCTCGTGCTGTGGGTGCTCGGCAAGGCCGCGACCGTGATGCTGCGCGGCACCGATCTGTTGGCGCAGACGCAGTCGATCTACGCGTGGACCGAGCAGCTCCCCATGCCGGCGGTGGTGGTGCTGCTGCCCTTCATCACCATCGCCGAGGACATCGTGTGGCGCGGCGGCGCGACCTGGCTGCTCGCACAGCGCATGCCGTGGTGGTCGGCCGCACCCACCGCGGGCCTGTTGTTCGCGCTCGCCCACCTCGGCTCGGGGCCTGCGGTGCTGCTGCTGGCCGCGTTCGCCTGCGGCACGCTGTGGAGTGCGCTCGCGCTGCGCCGCGGTGGCCTCGCAGCCGTGTTCACCATGCACCTCGCGTGGGACGTGCTGGTGCTGTTCGTCGCACGCTACGAGTGA